In one window of Lewinella sp. 4G2 DNA:
- a CDS encoding MarR family winged helix-turn-helix transcriptional regulator, translating into MNVPSNPQDRHEDLAAKIIFALERSGESIRLARAAVARSAGLTDLQLRVLRYVAFHLEDPPGVSRLSTEFQLSRPTVSETVRLLLKKDLVVKQPDPHDGRAFTLAPSKAGSQLIASLSDRKHPHLSIVRKLDEAAGDSLYGSLYQLLHDFQRSELIPSQRMCLDCRYLNHHDGARHCSLLNIELTTEKLRIDCGEFEAGTAH; encoded by the coding sequence ATGAACGTACCCAGTAATCCGCAGGACCGCCACGAAGACCTTGCCGCCAAGATCATCTTCGCCCTTGAGCGGAGTGGCGAAAGCATCCGCTTGGCCCGTGCCGCCGTGGCTCGTTCGGCGGGTTTGACGGATCTACAGCTGCGGGTCTTACGTTACGTTGCCTTTCATCTGGAGGACCCGCCGGGCGTGAGCCGGCTGTCAACAGAGTTTCAACTCAGCCGGCCGACCGTCAGCGAAACGGTCCGGTTACTCCTTAAAAAAGACTTAGTGGTGAAGCAACCGGATCCACACGATGGGCGGGCTTTCACGCTCGCGCCGAGTAAAGCTGGTTCTCAATTAATCGCTAGCCTCAGTGACCGCAAGCACCCGCACCTGAGCATTGTCCGTAAGCTTGACGAAGCGGCGGGGGATTCCCTCTACGGTAGCCTTTACCAGCTACTACACGATTTTCAACGGAGCGAACTCATCCCGTCACAACGGATGTGTCTGGATTGCCGCTACCTCAACCACCACGATGGTGCCCGCCATTGTAGCCTTCTCAACATCGAGCTGACGACGGAGAAATTACGGATTGATTGCGGGGAGTTTGAGGCGGGTACTGCACACTAG